One genomic region from Populus nigra chromosome 8, ddPopNigr1.1, whole genome shotgun sequence encodes:
- the LOC133702049 gene encoding proline-rich receptor-like protein kinase PERK2 isoform X2 produces the protein MAFSRAMLMLTLMLALIATSIAQGPTSSPPTMPPTSVSTPPSSSAAPPPNTPTPSPATTAPTAAPPVSSPSPMMSPAPSGTPPMSPGPSSSPPSSPKAPEAPAPAPGPPAPPPPASPPASSPGNGAFVHGNRMALSALLGGVAFLFV, from the exons ATGGCTTTCTCACGTGCCATGCTCATGCTAACCCTAATGCTAGCTCTCATAGCCACCTCCATTGCTCAAGGCCCAACATCATCACCACCAACAATGCCACCAACAAGTGTCTCAACCCCACCATCTAGCAGTGCTGCACCCCCACCAAATACACCCACTCCATCACCTGCCACGACAGCCCCAACAGCTGCCCCCCCAGTCTCGTCACCTTCACCAATGATGTCCCCAGCTCCTTCAGGAACCCCACCAATGAGCCCTGGCCCAAGTTCAAGCCCACCGTCTTCACCAAAGGCTCCTGAAGCACCAGCACCAGCTCCCGGACCACCAGCACCAC CTCCACCTGCGTCGCCACCTGCGTCGTCACCAGGAAATGGAGCTTTTGTTCATGGAAATAGAATGGCCTTGTCGGCATTGCTTGGAGGAGTAGCATTTCTGTTTGTTTAG
- the LOC133702049 gene encoding lysine-rich arabinogalactan protein 19-like isoform X1 encodes MAFSRAMLMLTLMLALIATSIAQGPTSSPPTMPPTSVSTPPSSSAAPPPNTPTPSPATTAPTAAPPVSSPSPMMSPAPSGTPPMSPGPSSSPPSSPKAPEAPAPAPGPPAPPPGPPAPPPGPQASPPPASPPASSPGNGAFVHGNRMALSALLGGVAFLFV; translated from the coding sequence ATGGCTTTCTCACGTGCCATGCTCATGCTAACCCTAATGCTAGCTCTCATAGCCACCTCCATTGCTCAAGGCCCAACATCATCACCACCAACAATGCCACCAACAAGTGTCTCAACCCCACCATCTAGCAGTGCTGCACCCCCACCAAATACACCCACTCCATCACCTGCCACGACAGCCCCAACAGCTGCCCCCCCAGTCTCGTCACCTTCACCAATGATGTCCCCAGCTCCTTCAGGAACCCCACCAATGAGCCCTGGCCCAAGTTCAAGCCCACCGTCTTCACCAAAGGCTCCTGAAGCACCAGCACCAGCTCCCGGACCACCAGCACCACCTCCCGGACCACCAGCACCACCTCCCGGACCACAAGCATCACCTCCACCTGCGTCGCCACCTGCGTCGTCACCAGGAAATGGAGCTTTTGTTCATGGAAATAGAATGGCCTTGTCGGCATTGCTTGGAGGAGTAGCATTTCTGTTTGTTTAG